The DNA window TGAAGTCGACCCTTGTTTATAAGCCCAACAAAAAGCCCGGCAGTTGCCGGGCTTTTTGTTGGGTCTGGGCAACGTATGTTGCTCAGTCTAGATAGCGACCTCTGTACATGTGCAGTCTCTGAGAGGCGTTGAGCCGGCCCCGGCCGCCACGCACTGATCAACTCTGGTTGAGGCGAGCCCTGTAGGGGTTGAGCGCCTTCAGTACTTCCTTGAACAGTCGATTATTGGCGGTTACAAGCTGACGACTTTGCTCGGTGCTGGGATTGCCGGCGAAATCACTGCTCAGCGCTCCGGCTTCGTTCAGCAGCATCAGCCCAATGGCCATGCATGGGGCGCCCTCGGGAATAATAGCGCCCGCGTCCAGTTGACCTGCTGCCACCCGAGCCATCTCCAGTACCGCGCAGCCTGACCACCGAAGTCCCAGGCTGGACTCAGCAAGCATGGTCGTCACTTCACCATAAACGGGGTTATGCGCGTCCCGCCGGCTCATCTCCACAACATTGGTCGCAACAACGCACTGCCCAAGATGACGCTGTTCAGCAACCCGGATACGGCGGCCGTTTGCTGTGGCGCCGTAACCTTTGCTGGCGGTGAACTCCTCATCCAGCATGGGAAAAATCAACGCCAGGTTGATTCCGCGGTTACGTTGTTTCTCAAGTAGGGCGATGCCAAAGTCGGGAATGCCCCGCAGATAGTTGCTCTCCCCCAAAAGCGGAAACACATGCCAGCTTTTCTCGTGGCTCTGCGCGTCAGAATCGCCCATCGGCGCAAAATAATGTTCGCGATAGGACTTTTGTAGCTGCTCGAGGCAGTTGTCGTAGACGGCCTGTTTCACTTGCTCTGCTTGCTGCAGAACCGCTTCGGCCTCTTTTCCTCCCGATTCACGGCGGCCGAACTGGCTTTTCAGAAAATCACTGCTCTGCCTTGCTACGCGCAAAGCCATTTTGGTCGCTGGTTGCATGCCACTGTCTTACTGTTGGATGGGAATATGGCGGAGAATAATATCAGAAACCTCCAGACGGAACGATGTAAATACCATGGCGGGGCTAAAATCGATCTGCGCGGGAGGCGGTCGATTCTTTGCTGATCTGGTACTATGCGATTTTCCTCAAGGACCTGTACGAGCGATGTCGAACGATACCCGCGGGCGCCCGGATATACTCTCACACGTCAGCATAGTGTTGGTGGGCACCTCCCACCCGGGCAATATCGGGGCTGCTGCCCGGGCAATGAAAAACATGGGGCTTCAGCATCTGGTCCTGGTCAGTCCGGATTCGTTTCCGCACCCGGACGCCGACAGTCGCGCAAGTGGTGCGGGCGACGTACTCAGTGGCGCCCGGGTGGTCTCCTCTCTTGCTGAGGCACTGGCAGACCGTACCGTCGTGTTCGGTGCCAGCGCGCGGCAGCGGACGCTGCCCTGGCCCGTTGTGGAACCTGCTGTTGCGGCCAAAGGTGCCATGGCGGCGGCTGCACAGGGTGGTCGTGTCGCGTTCGTGTTCGGCCGAGAGGACAGCGGGCTAAGCAACGACGAGCTGCAGCGGTGCCACTATCACGTGCAGATCCCGACCGTTGACGGATTCAGTTCACTGAACCTTGCAATGGCTGTGCAGGTCATAAGCTATGAACTGCGCCTTGAATTGCTGGGCTTGCTAGAAAAGGCCCGGGGCAAGGCGCGCCCGTCGACCAGAAGCGCTGATCTCATGCTATCACCCCGAGACGAGGGGTGGGATGTCGAGCTTGCAAGCATGGAAGAGGTCGATCAGTTTCTGATCCATCTGGAGCAGGTACTTGTAGAAATCGAGTTTCACGACCCGGATCGGCCGAGACAATTGCTCCAGAGGCTCCGTAGGCTGTTCCTGCGGGCGCACCCCGATCGCATGGAAATCAATATTTTGCGCGGGGTTCTTCGAAATGTTCAAAGGAAGGCTGCGATCTCGGACGGCAACAAGCCTCACTGAGCATTGAACTGAAGCCTGAACACCGAACCGGCTTATTGCAGATTGTCTATCGCAAGGAATTGTTATGTTCGACCGACTTCGCGAAGATGTTAAAAGCGTTTTCCACCGGGACCCTGCGGCTCGTAACACGTTCGAGGTCCTGACCAACTACCCGGGCCTGCACGCGCTTCTGGCGCATCGTTTTGCCCATGCGTTGTGGCGGCGTGGTTTTAAATGGCCGGCGAGAACGTGTTCGACTTTCACGCGCTGGTTGACCGGCATCGAAATACATCCGGGTGCCCAGATCGGAAGACGTTTCTTCATAGATCATGGTATGGGCGTGGTTATCGGCGAGACAGCAATAATCGGCGATGATGTTACGCTTTACCAGGGTGTCACACTGGGCGGAACCAGCTGGAACAAGGGCAAGCGGCATCCGACACTGGGCAACCGGGTCGTGGTTGGAGCTGGGGCAAAGGTACTGGGGCCTTTCACCGTAGGAGATGATGCAAAAATCGGGTCAAATGCGGTAGTGACCAAAGAGGTGCCCGAAGGCGCTACCGTGGTCGGCATACCCGGGCGCATCATTGTCAAAAAAGAAAGCGACGACCCCGATCGCAGGCGCGCGATGGCCGAGAAAATTGGTTTTGATGCCTATGGCATGAGCGAAGAAATGCCGGACCCGCTGGCGCGCTCGATACGGAGCATGCTCGACCACATGCACGCGGTGGACGGCCGGATCGAAATGATGTGTAAGGCTTTGCAGCGGCTGGACTCCGAGTATGGCAACGGCACATCGCTGCCGCCATTGCCAGACGAAGATTTTGACTGCCTCAAGGATACCCACAATACTTGACTGTTTTACTGGGTTTAAACATAATTTCCGGTATCAGTAGCGACCTCAGGCAGATTCCGGAAGGTTATGCTCGCACGGGTCGCAGCTGACTTTACCGTTCGTCAGCAGCTGCAACAGGGCGCAAGACGTGCGGTACCAGCGCAGCGTCAGAGAGCCTAACCTATGCGATTGACGACCAAAGGGCGCTATGCGGTTACCGCCATGCTTGATCTCGCCCTGCATACAGAAGACGGTCCAGTCAGTCTGGCCGACATCTCCCGCCGGCAGGGTATTTCTCTGTCCTATCTGGAACAACTCTTCGCCCGTCTTCGAAAGCAGTCGTTGGTCAAGAGCATTCGCGGCCCCGGGGGCGGGTACCATCTGGGGCGCGAAACCGGGGCGATCTTTGTCGCTGAGGTCGTCGACGCCGTCAATGAATCCCTGGATACCACACGCTGCCAGAACAAAGGCGACTGCCAGAACGGTGAGAAATGCCTGACCCATCATTTGTGGTCAGACCTGAGTGAGCAGATCCACTCCTTTCTAAGCACCATCAGTTTGGCGGACCTTGTGCGGAAAGGCGAAATCAGGGCCGTCGCGGAGCGCCAGGACAAGCAGGAGGCCGGTCGGCTCATCCGCGAGTCTGATGAAGCGAAAGCTGAGCCCCTTCATTTTCTCTGACATCAATTCCCGGATGCTCACGCCCCAACACGGATAACCGCATGACCGCTCTGTATTTAGACTATGCCGCCACTACACCGGCTGATCCGGCCGTCATCCAGGCCATGTTGGGCTGTCTGGGGCAGGACGGTGTCTTTGGTAACCCCGCGTCTCGCTCGCACGGTTACGGTTGGCAGGCCGAAGCGGCTGTTGAGACTGCGCGACAGCAGGTCGCACTCTTCCTCAACGCGGATAGCCGGGAGATCGTCTGGACCTCCGGTGCCACCGAGGCTGACAACCTGGCGATCAAAGGTGCTGCAGCTGCGCTCCAGACGCGTGGCCGTCATCTGATCAGTTCTGTTACCGAGCACAAGGCAGTGCTCGATTCACTTTCGTACCTTGAGACGCAGGGCTTCGAGGTGACCTGGCTGAGGCCTGATGACAGCGGCATGATCACTGCTGACCAGGTTCTGGAGGTCGTGCGGACCGATACCATTCTGGTCAGTCTGATGCTGGTCAATAACGAAACCGGGGTAGTGAATGCGCTTTCAGGTCTGGGGCATCAGCTGCGTTCGCGTAACATTCTTTTCCATATCGATGCGGCTCAGGCGCCAGGCAAGATAGCAGTTGACGTAAAGGCGCTAGGAGTCGATCTGCTCTCATTGTCTGCCCACAAAGTGTACGGGCCCAAGGGGATCGGCGCGCTTTATGTGCGCCGGGCACCTGAAGTCCAAATCCAGGCGCAAATGCATGGTGGTGGCCATGAGAGAGGCATGCGCTCAGGGACTCTGCCGACCCATCAGGTCGTCGGCATGGGAGAGGCTTTCAGAATAGCGCGGGAGTGCCGTGAAACTGAAGCGCCCAGGGTCGAAAGGCTAGGCCGACGTTTTCTTGATGCAGTTCTGCAAATCGAGGGTGTCTCACTGAACGGTCGCCTGCGGGTGCCCAACATTATGAATCTCACGTTTGCCGGGGTAGACGGCGAGACTCTGCTTTTGGCACTCAGCGATCTCGCGGTGTCCTCCGGTTCGGCCTGTGCCTCAGCCTCAATGTCGCCCTCGTATGTGCTTAAGTCCATGGGTTTGACGGATGAGCAGGCTCACAGTTCTCTACGCTTTTCGATTGGGCGCTTCACGACGGAGGCGGAGATTGATCGTGCCGCTGACCTGGTTGGTGAAATCCTGCCGCGGTTGAGGGAACGCCGCCGGGCCAGAACGGCGCAGGTCTGACGCAGTATCACATTGTCCTTAACCCGCGTATAATCGCGGGTTTCCTTTCTATGCCACCCATCTATGGAGAACACAGTCTATGGCTACAGAGCGCACCTTTTCGATCGTCAAACCAGATGCGGTCGCAAAAAACGTTATCGGCGAAATCTATAGCCGCTTCGAGAAGTCCGGCCTGCGGATTATTGCTGCAAAAATGCTCCATCTTACTCAGGAGCAGGCTGAAGGCTTCTACGCTGAGCATAAAGAACGGCCTTTCTTTCCCGACCTCGTGGCATTCATGACGTCTGGTCCCGTTGTGGTTCAGGTACTTGAAGGGGAAAACGCAGTCGCAAAAAACCGCGAACTGATGGGTGCGACGAATCCCAAGGAAGCCGAGAAAGGAACTATCCGCGCCGATTTCGCTCAGTCTATTGATGCCAATGCGGTTCACGGTTCAGACGCTCCGGAGTCTGCTGCACGCGAAATCGCGTATTTCTTTGATGATAAGGAAATCTGCCCGCGCGGCTGAAGTCTGCCTGGCTTTGACGGGGTCTCGCACCACGAGGCCCCTCGAACCGCCAGTTTGACGGCGAACCACAGAAGGAAGATTGAAGAGGCTGTGATCAGGCCAAGGCACAAGGTGATCGGCCACCGACCACTTCAGTGTGGCGGGGTTCAGGTTCAGATTTAAACAGATGGGTTCAGGCTCAGAGAGTGTTTCCGGCTTTTTTCGACTAGAGGTTCAATCACTATGACGGCCAGCGATATGGCGACAAACGCCGACAAGGTTAACCTTCTCGGGCTGTCTCGAAAAAAGATGGAAGCGTTTTTCGAAGCACTGGGTGAGAAGAAATTCCGGGCCAACCAGGTCATCCAGTGGATTCATCAGCACGGCGTTGACGACATTGATGCCATGACCAATGTCAGCAAGGCTCTTCGAACGAGATTACACGAGGTCGCCGAAATTCGCGGCCCGGAAGTCGTGCATCATCATCAGTCCCGCGATGGCACCCGAAAGTGGGTGATGAAGATGGCCGGTGGGAACAGTGTTGAGACCGTGCTCATACCCGATGGTGACCGCGCCACGCTTTGTGTGTCTTCACAGATCGGCTGTAGCCTGGATTGTACGTTCTGCTCGACGGGTAAGCGTGGATTCAATCGAAACCTTTCTGCGGCCGAAATCATCGGGCAGGTATGGATTGCGATGCGCACATTCCTTCCCTATGACCGGACAACGTCCCGTCCTATAACCAACGTGGTCATGATGGGCATGGGCGAGCCGCTGCTTAACTTCGACAACGTCGTCGACGCCATGGACCTGATGATGGATGACTGGGCTTACAGCATCTCCAAGCGGCGCGTGACCTTAAGTACGTCTGGCGTTGTCCCGGCCCTCGACAAGCTGGGTGCGGTCAGTGACGTCTCTCTGGCGATTTCTCTCCATGCTGCCAATGATGAATTGCGAGAGCAGTTGGTTCCTCTGAATCGCAAGTACCCCATAGCTGAATTATTGGCCGCAACCAAGCGCTATCTCGCCGGCCTCAGTGACAAACGCAAAGCGACTATCGAATACACGCTTATTGACGGGGTCAATGATCAGCCCAAGCATGCCAGGGAACTGGCCGCTGTGTTGCGGGATCTGCCGTGTAAGGTGAACCTGATCCCATTCAACCCTTTCAGCGAAAGCAGTTTCCGTCGACCAAGCAACGAAACCGTCAAGCGCTTTCAGGATATCCTGAGCCGGGCAGGTTACGTCGCAACAGTCAGGACGCCTCGGGGTGACGACATCGATGCTGCATGCGGTCAGCTGGTGGGCCAGTTTGAAGACCGTACCCGACGAAGTGCCAGGCTTAACATCCCGGTAGCGAACCTGGCCAGCTAGACATATTGGCCCAGACCGGACTTACAGCGCTGTATCGGCGACGCGGTTTCAAGCGGAGAGTCTGGCTTTGCTCCGCCCATCAAAAGAGCTACGAATGACCCAAATCGAAAAACACAAAGCCGTCCATGTGGCAAAGCCGGTTACCCGGGCAGCTAATTGGCTCTTGATCATAGTCTGTGTTTTTATGCTTGGAGGTTGTGTTACCCACACTGACAGTTCTCTGCGTAGCAAAGCAAACGCGGGCCGGGCTGAAGCGGCCTATGTGCAGCTAGGACTCGCCTATATAGCTGAGAAACAGCTGGCCGAGGCGCGGGACAACCTGCAACGCGCGCTTGAGATTAATCCCAGCAGCGCGCCAGCTACAGCTGCCATGGGCCTGGTGTTTCAGATGTAGTCTGAGGAGGCACTGGCGGAGGAGCGTTTCAGAGAAGCACTGAACTACGATTCTGACTACACACGCGGACGTACCTACTACGGGGCTTTTCTATATGCTCAAAGGCGCTTTGAAGAGGCCTACGAACAGTTCGAAAAAGCAACGGAAGATACCGGTTTTGAAGACCGGGGCCAGGTTTTTTACAATCTCGCGCTGTGTGCGTCGCGACTCGGCAGGGACGAGAAGGCGATCGAGGCGTATGAGAAAGCCGTGAACATCCAGGGGGATTCGTTTGAACTGTTGTCCGAGTTGTCCCGCCTGCTTGTATACACAGGGCAATACGAACAGGCGGCGCGATACTTCGAAAGGCTGGACCGTCTGGTCGCTTCTTCCCCAGCGATACGCCACACGCCCAGGTCCCTGCTGACGGGTCTGCGGCTGGCACGGCATGGCGGCGATAGTAACCGGGAGGCCAGCCTCGCTTTACTTCTTCGCAATCTCTACCCAGAATCTAGCGAAAATAAGCAATATAAGGCACTGACCGCGGATGACTGAACACGAAGGCGACATTCCTGAATCTGGAGCAGTGTCACCGGGAACAACCGGTCGGCAACTTCGTGAAGCGCGGGAAGCGAAGGGCTGGGATGTTCAGTCACTTTCCGAGAATCTCCACCTTAGGCCATCCGTCCTGCTTGCGATAGAATCCGGCCATTATCAGGGTGTACCTGAGCTCTTTCTCAAAGGCTACGTGAGATCTTACGCGCGTCTACTCGGCTTGGACGGAGACCGGTTGATGCCGCAGCTAGAGGCCGAGCTGCAGCCACTCAGGCAGGAAGAAGCCGAACGGGTAGTACACGACCCGATTTTTCATATTGAGGCGCGGAAACGGAAAAAGAAGAGAATTGCGTTCTGGGTTCTGCTTTTGCTCCTTTTATGTCTGGTTTTATTTGCTGTAGTACGGTTCCAGGCCGCCGGAACGGACGCTTTGGATTTTGATGAGAGTGCTGAAGGAGAAACTGATCCAATCGCTATCGCGGAAGACGTCTTTGAAGGCGAAGAGCCGCGCAGTATTGAGTTGGTCACCGAGGGAAGCTCGTCACCGGCCTCAGCGATAGATACCGGCGCAGGTGAGGACAGCGCTCTGGCCGAAAACCCAGCGCTTGTGCCTGATACAGTTGTGCCTGATACAGTTGTGTCGGAGGAACAGGCTCCAGGTGTCCGGGAGCCGCTGGCGGAACAGCCGCAAACCGATAATCAGCAGGAAGCTGTTGCTCCGGTATCCGACGGGGGAGACCTGGCGACTGAGTCAGCGTCTCTAGCGAACGAGCCCGTCGCGGATGTAGAACCGCCTGGTGTGGCCGCCTCTTCTGCAGACATTGAATTTGAGATTGAGTTTGAAGGGGACTGCTGGATAGAGATTCGCAACGGGGCCGGTCAGCGGGTCTACGCTGCGCTTAAGACGGCGGGAGAAACATTAAGCCTTAGCGCTGTCCCGCCTGTGAGCTTTGTCATAGGCAACGTTGGTGCGATTGAGTCCTTTTCGTTCGGCGAAGAGCAGGTAGATGTTGCTGGCTACCGAGCCTGGAACGGACGTGCTGAGATTACCCTGGGCACTGATTCAGGCAACTGACCCGGTTGACTTGATCACTAGCTATCGAAGGCGATTATGAAAAGTGAATCCTGGATAAAAAGGCGAAAATCCCGACAGATTATGGTTGGGGATGTGCCTGTGGGTGGCGACGCACCTATTGCGGTGCAAAGCATGACCAATACGGAAACCTGCGACGTTGCCGCTACGGTGGGCCAGATACAGGCGCTACAGGAAGCAGGAGCCGATATCGTCAGAGTGTCCGTGCCATCCATGGAAGCGGCCGAAGCTTTTCGGGAAATTCGTGCCCGGGTCACCGTGCCGCTGGTTGCTGACATTCATTTCGATCATAAAATCGCTCTCAAGGTTGCTGAGTACGGTGTTGATTGTCTTCGTATAAATCCTGGTAATATCGGCCGGGAAGACCGTATAGCGGCTGTAATTTCCGCAGCTAAAGATAGAGGCATCCCCATCCGCATCGGAGTTAACGCGGGGTCCCTCGAAAAAGCACTGCAGCGTAAGTACGGCGAGCCCACCCCGGCGGCACTGGTTGAGTCAGCCATGCGCCACATCGAAATACTCGATCGGCATGACTTCCAGGACTACAAAGTCAGCCTGAAGGCGTCCGATGTTTTCATGGCAGTATCCGCCTACCGCCTTATTGCCGATCAGATCGAGCAACCGTTGCACCTGGGTATTACAGAAGCAGGCGGTTTCCGCTCGGGCACGGTCAAATCGGCCATTGGCCTGGGTATGCTGCTCGCCGAAGGCATCGGTGACACTCTCAGGGTTTCACTCGCGGCTGACCCCGTACAGGAAGTAAAAGTCGGATTCGACATCCTGAAGAGCCTGCACTTGCGCAGCCGCGGTATTAATTTTATTGCCTGTCCCAGCTGTTCACGACAGAATTTCGACGTGATCTCGACAATGAACGACCTTGAGGCCCGCCTTGAGGATGTGAATGTGCCACTGGATGTAGCCATCATTGGCTGCATCGTAAATGGCCCTGGTGAGGCGAAGGAAGCCGATATCGGCCTGACCGGTGGTACGCCTCGGAACCTGCTGTACATTGACGGTGCACCCAACCAAAAGCTCGAAAACGAGTCGCTCGTCGACAATCTTGAGCGGATTATTCGTAGCGCAGTAGACAAGCGCCAGACCATGGACGCTGCCGTTATAGCCCGCGATCGCTCCTGAACAAAGCCCGGGAAAAACCTTCGGTCCACAGTTCTGCTCAGCCCGGCGAAGCCGCTTCATTTACAGAAACAAGCATAGAGGTTGCTCTTGGCCAAGATTCAAGCCATTCGCGGAATGAATGACATTCTGCCCGAGCAGACGCCCGCGTGGCAGTACCTGGAACAGCAAGTCCGCAACTTATTGCGCAGTTTTGCCTACCAGGAGATTAGGCTCCCGATCCTTGAGCAGACGGACCTGTTTCGGCGCTCGATCGGCGAGGTGACGGATATTGTCGAGAAGGAGATGTACACCTTTGAGGACCGAAACGGCGATAGCCTGACGCTTCGGCCAGAAGGCACCGCCGGATGCGTTCGTGCCGCCGATGAGCATGGGCTGCTATTCAA is part of the Hydrocarboniclastica marina genome and encodes:
- a CDS encoding RodZ domain-containing protein; its protein translation is MTEHEGDIPESGAVSPGTTGRQLREAREAKGWDVQSLSENLHLRPSVLLAIESGHYQGVPELFLKGYVRSYARLLGLDGDRLMPQLEAELQPLRQEEAERVVHDPIFHIEARKRKKKRIAFWVLLLLLLCLVLFAVVRFQAAGTDALDFDESAEGETDPIAIAEDVFEGEEPRSIELVTEGSSSPASAIDTGAGEDSALAENPALVPDTVVPDTVVSEEQAPGVREPLAEQPQTDNQQEAVAPVSDGGDLATESASLANEPVADVEPPGVAASSADIEFEIEFEGDCWIEIRNGAGQRVYAALKTAGETLSLSAVPPVSFVIGNVGAIESFSFGEEQVDVAGYRAWNGRAEITLGTDSGN
- a CDS encoding RNA methyltransferase, which produces MSNDTRGRPDILSHVSIVLVGTSHPGNIGAAARAMKNMGLQHLVLVSPDSFPHPDADSRASGAGDVLSGARVVSSLAEALADRTVVFGASARQRTLPWPVVEPAVAAKGAMAAAAQGGRVAFVFGREDSGLSNDELQRCHYHVQIPTVDGFSSLNLAMAVQVISYELRLELLGLLEKARGKARPSTRSADLMLSPRDEGWDVELASMEEVDQFLIHLEQVLVEIEFHDPDRPRQLLQRLRRLFLRAHPDRMEINILRGVLRNVQRKAAISDGNKPH
- the rlmN gene encoding 23S rRNA (adenine(2503)-C(2))-methyltransferase RlmN; the encoded protein is MTASDMATNADKVNLLGLSRKKMEAFFEALGEKKFRANQVIQWIHQHGVDDIDAMTNVSKALRTRLHEVAEIRGPEVVHHHQSRDGTRKWVMKMAGGNSVETVLIPDGDRATLCVSSQIGCSLDCTFCSTGKRGFNRNLSAAEIIGQVWIAMRTFLPYDRTTSRPITNVVMMGMGEPLLNFDNVVDAMDLMMDDWAYSISKRRVTLSTSGVVPALDKLGAVSDVSLAISLHAANDELREQLVPLNRKYPIAELLAATKRYLAGLSDKRKATIEYTLIDGVNDQPKHARELAAVLRDLPCKVNLIPFNPFSESSFRRPSNETVKRFQDILSRAGYVATVRTPRGDDIDAACGQLVGQFEDRTRRSARLNIPVANLAS
- the iscR gene encoding Fe-S cluster assembly transcriptional regulator IscR, which encodes MRLTTKGRYAVTAMLDLALHTEDGPVSLADISRRQGISLSYLEQLFARLRKQSLVKSIRGPGGGYHLGRETGAIFVAEVVDAVNESLDTTRCQNKGDCQNGEKCLTHHLWSDLSEQIHSFLSTISLADLVRKGEIRAVAERQDKQEAGRLIRESDEAKAEPLHFL
- a CDS encoding inositol monophosphatase family protein codes for the protein MQPATKMALRVARQSSDFLKSQFGRRESGGKEAEAVLQQAEQVKQAVYDNCLEQLQKSYREHYFAPMGDSDAQSHEKSWHVFPLLGESNYLRGIPDFGIALLEKQRNRGINLALIFPMLDEEFTASKGYGATANGRRIRVAEQRHLGQCVVATNVVEMSRRDAHNPVYGEVTTMLAESSLGLRWSGCAVLEMARVAAGQLDAGAIIPEGAPCMAIGLMLLNEAGALSSDFAGNPSTEQSRQLVTANNRLFKEVLKALNPYRARLNQS
- the ndk gene encoding nucleoside-diphosphate kinase — its product is MATERTFSIVKPDAVAKNVIGEIYSRFEKSGLRIIAAKMLHLTQEQAEGFYAEHKERPFFPDLVAFMTSGPVVVQVLEGENAVAKNRELMGATNPKEAEKGTIRADFAQSIDANAVHGSDAPESAAREIAYFFDDKEICPRG
- a CDS encoding tetratricopeptide repeat protein translates to MTQIEKHKAVHVAKPVTRAANWLLIIVCVFMLGGCVTHTDSSLRSKANAGRAEAAYVQLGLAYIAEKQLAEARDNLQRALEINPSSAPATAAMGLVFQM
- the cysE gene encoding serine O-acetyltransferase: MFDRLREDVKSVFHRDPAARNTFEVLTNYPGLHALLAHRFAHALWRRGFKWPARTCSTFTRWLTGIEIHPGAQIGRRFFIDHGMGVVIGETAIIGDDVTLYQGVTLGGTSWNKGKRHPTLGNRVVVGAGAKVLGPFTVGDDAKIGSNAVVTKEVPEGATVVGIPGRIIVKKESDDPDRRRAMAEKIGFDAYGMSEEMPDPLARSIRSMLDHMHAVDGRIEMMCKALQRLDSEYGNGTSLPPLPDEDFDCLKDTHNT
- a CDS encoding tetratricopeptide repeat protein; its protein translation is MNYDSDYTRGRTYYGAFLYAQRRFEEAYEQFEKATEDTGFEDRGQVFYNLALCASRLGRDEKAIEAYEKAVNIQGDSFELLSELSRLLVYTGQYEQAARYFERLDRLVASSPAIRHTPRSLLTGLRLARHGGDSNREASLALLLRNLYPESSENKQYKALTADD
- a CDS encoding IscS subfamily cysteine desulfurase; this encodes MTALYLDYAATTPADPAVIQAMLGCLGQDGVFGNPASRSHGYGWQAEAAVETARQQVALFLNADSREIVWTSGATEADNLAIKGAAAALQTRGRHLISSVTEHKAVLDSLSYLETQGFEVTWLRPDDSGMITADQVLEVVRTDTILVSLMLVNNETGVVNALSGLGHQLRSRNILFHIDAAQAPGKIAVDVKALGVDLLSLSAHKVYGPKGIGALYVRRAPEVQIQAQMHGGGHERGMRSGTLPTHQVVGMGEAFRIARECRETEAPRVERLGRRFLDAVLQIEGVSLNGRLRVPNIMNLTFAGVDGETLLLALSDLAVSSGSACASASMSPSYVLKSMGLTDEQAHSSLRFSIGRFTTEAEIDRAADLVGEILPRLRERRRARTAQV
- the ispG gene encoding flavodoxin-dependent (E)-4-hydroxy-3-methylbut-2-enyl-diphosphate synthase; its protein translation is MKSESWIKRRKSRQIMVGDVPVGGDAPIAVQSMTNTETCDVAATVGQIQALQEAGADIVRVSVPSMEAAEAFREIRARVTVPLVADIHFDHKIALKVAEYGVDCLRINPGNIGREDRIAAVISAAKDRGIPIRIGVNAGSLEKALQRKYGEPTPAALVESAMRHIEILDRHDFQDYKVSLKASDVFMAVSAYRLIADQIEQPLHLGITEAGGFRSGTVKSAIGLGMLLAEGIGDTLRVSLAADPVQEVKVGFDILKSLHLRSRGINFIACPSCSRQNFDVISTMNDLEARLEDVNVPLDVAIIGCIVNGPGEAKEADIGLTGGTPRNLLYIDGAPNQKLENESLVDNLERIIRSAVDKRQTMDAAVIARDRS